A genomic window from Streptomyces sp. 846.5 includes:
- a CDS encoding GNAT family protein — protein sequence MFSLALRDDALLAPLEVWHAEEFADHMERAREHIRPWVGAAFVTTDVDGARATLARYAERQARDGARLFGIWHSGVLVGGVMFTDFQTTAGWCEIGCWLEPGAEGQGLITPACSALVDWAFTRRGLHRAEWHCRADNHRSAAVAKRLGMTLEGVRRQAWSYRGTRYDKQVWAVLAPEWTSSKPCPGPA from the coding sequence ATGTTTTCGTTGGCGCTGCGCGACGATGCTCTTCTGGCCCCGCTGGAGGTCTGGCACGCCGAGGAGTTCGCCGACCACATGGAGCGGGCTCGTGAGCACATCCGTCCCTGGGTGGGCGCCGCGTTCGTCACCACTGACGTCGACGGGGCTCGGGCCACTCTCGCCAGGTACGCCGAGCGCCAGGCCCGCGACGGCGCCCGGCTCTTCGGCATCTGGCACAGCGGGGTGCTGGTGGGCGGTGTGATGTTCACCGACTTCCAGACCACCGCCGGCTGGTGTGAGATCGGCTGCTGGCTGGAGCCCGGGGCCGAGGGACAGGGTCTGATCACCCCCGCCTGCAGCGCACTGGTGGACTGGGCGTTCACCCGACGCGGACTCCACCGGGCCGAATGGCACTGCCGCGCCGACAACCACCGCAGCGCCGCAGTCGCCAAGCGCCTGGGCATGACCCTGGAGGGAGTGCGGCGCCAGGCATGGTCCTACCGGGGAACGCGGTACGACAAGCAGGTGTGGGCCGTCCTGGCCCCGGAATGGACATCGTCGAAGCCCTGCCCCGGACCGGCGTGA
- a CDS encoding MFS transporter — protein MSDAMTASTAPPEGSFLATGRGRVTLALLCAVTFLDVMDGSIVNVALPTIRTHLGFSVQNLQWVVSGYLITYGGFLLLGGRAADLLGRRRLLIAGTALFAASSLACGLADDQGLLVGARLAQGFGAAMMSPAALSILTTSFQNSDRHRALGVWAGISGLASAVGLFFGGLLTQDLGWRWVFFVNLPMAALVLFGAFRVLKADHGRSVPGGFDVVGAVLVTAGMLLLIFTLVKAPDEGWGAGRTIGGLAASAVLMAAFVVNEQRRTRPLVPLSIFRIRGLAAADATQVIAWAGFYSMFFFVTLYMQNVLGYSQLRSGLAYVPVSVGIGFGSTVATKMFARTGTRPIIVSGALLAAGGILWLSRIPVDGTYLGNLLAPLVLMGAGLGLLYAGVQTAANAGVPEEQAGLAAALITASFQLGSALGLAVFSGIATSRTNHLLAAHTPPPEALTAGFQRALLISALCLVTAGAIALRASNTRGEPAATPETQQNLEPSYDPA, from the coding sequence GTGAGCGACGCCATGACCGCATCGACGGCGCCACCGGAGGGCTCGTTCCTGGCCACCGGGCGCGGCAGGGTCACGCTGGCGCTGCTGTGTGCGGTGACGTTCCTGGACGTGATGGACGGCTCGATCGTGAACGTCGCGCTGCCGACCATCCGTACCCATCTGGGGTTCTCGGTGCAGAACCTGCAGTGGGTGGTCAGCGGCTATCTGATCACCTATGGCGGGTTCCTGCTGCTGGGCGGTCGGGCCGCGGACCTGCTGGGGCGACGGCGGCTGCTGATCGCCGGGACCGCGCTGTTCGCGGCCTCCTCGCTGGCCTGCGGGTTGGCCGACGACCAGGGGCTGCTGGTCGGCGCCCGGCTCGCCCAGGGCTTCGGGGCCGCGATGATGTCCCCGGCCGCGCTGTCCATCCTGACCACCAGCTTCCAGAACTCCGACCGGCACAGGGCGCTGGGCGTGTGGGCCGGGATCAGCGGGCTGGCCTCGGCGGTCGGGCTGTTCTTCGGCGGGCTGCTCACCCAGGACCTCGGCTGGCGGTGGGTGTTCTTCGTGAACCTCCCGATGGCTGCGCTGGTGCTGTTCGGGGCGTTCCGGGTCCTGAAGGCGGACCACGGCCGGTCCGTCCCGGGCGGATTCGACGTGGTCGGCGCGGTGCTGGTCACTGCTGGCATGCTGCTGCTGATCTTCACGTTGGTGAAGGCGCCGGACGAGGGCTGGGGTGCGGGCCGCACCATCGGCGGGCTGGCCGCTTCGGCCGTGCTGATGGCCGCGTTCGTGGTCAATGAGCAGCGACGCACCCGTCCGCTGGTCCCGTTGTCGATCTTCCGGATCAGGGGCCTGGCCGCGGCCGATGCCACCCAGGTGATCGCCTGGGCCGGGTTCTACTCGATGTTCTTCTTCGTCACCCTGTACATGCAGAACGTCCTGGGCTACTCCCAGCTGCGGTCCGGACTCGCGTACGTGCCGGTGAGCGTCGGCATCGGGTTCGGCTCGACCGTGGCCACGAAGATGTTCGCCCGGACCGGTACCCGTCCGATCATCGTCTCCGGTGCGCTGCTCGCCGCCGGTGGCATCCTGTGGCTGTCCCGCATCCCGGTGGACGGCACCTATCTCGGCAACCTGCTCGCCCCGCTGGTGCTCATGGGGGCCGGGCTGGGGCTGCTGTACGCCGGTGTGCAGACAGCGGCGAACGCGGGCGTGCCGGAGGAGCAGGCCGGATTGGCCGCGGCCCTGATCACCGCCTCCTTCCAACTCGGGTCAGCGCTGGGCCTGGCGGTGTTCAGCGGGATCGCGACCAGCCGCACCAACCACCTGCTGGCCGCCCACACCCCGCCCCCGGAGGCACTCACCGCCGGATTCCAGCGGGCCCTGCTCATCAGCGCTCTCTGCCTCGTGACAGCCGGAGCCATCGCGCTGCGCGCCTCCAACACCCGCGGCGAACCCGCCGCCACACCGGAAACCCAACAGAACCTGGAACCCTCCTACGACCCCGCCTGA
- a CDS encoding cytochrome P450, giving the protein MPTSLPGVPPPPSDVDSDALARDPHAEYARLRASGPVHRTVGTDGRPAWLVTRYEDVRRVLGDPVFSLDKRRALPGNYQGLALPPALDANLLNMDPPDHTRIRRLVAQAFTPRRIEQLREPVRHTAEALLDAIADDGRADLVAAYTGPLPITVICDLLGVPAPDRHDFRAWTDTLTAPDPDRPGRARAAIGGMLGYLTDLIAHKRANPADDLLSAMTAARDEDDRLSEDELLSLAFLILFAGYENTVQLLGNAVVALLTNPDQLAALRADPGLMPGAVQELTRFDGPAPLAIRRFPTREVAIGGVTVPAGETVLLSLASANRDPARFVDPDRLDLARDATGQLGLGHGIHYCLGAPLARLESEVALTALLSRFPRLALDVRPEELQWRPSMRARGLRSLPVRF; this is encoded by the coding sequence ATGCCGACCTCCCTGCCAGGTGTGCCACCGCCACCTTCTGACGTCGACTCGGACGCGCTGGCGCGCGATCCGCACGCCGAGTACGCACGGTTGCGCGCCTCGGGTCCGGTGCACCGGACGGTCGGCACCGACGGCCGTCCTGCCTGGCTGGTCACCCGCTACGAGGACGTGCGACGGGTGCTCGGCGATCCCGTGTTCTCCCTCGACAAGCGACGGGCACTTCCCGGCAACTACCAGGGCCTTGCGCTGCCGCCGGCGCTGGACGCCAACCTGCTGAACATGGACCCGCCGGATCACACCCGGATCCGGCGACTGGTGGCGCAGGCGTTCACCCCGCGCCGGATCGAGCAACTGCGCGAACCGGTGCGGCACACCGCCGAGGCACTGCTGGACGCGATCGCCGACGACGGCCGGGCCGATCTGGTCGCCGCCTACACCGGGCCGCTGCCGATCACCGTCATCTGCGACCTCCTCGGCGTCCCCGCACCCGACCGCCACGACTTCCGTGCCTGGACCGACACCCTGACCGCCCCCGATCCCGACCGACCGGGCCGGGCCAGGGCCGCGATCGGCGGCATGCTCGGCTACCTCACCGACCTGATCGCCCACAAGCGGGCGAACCCTGCCGACGACCTGCTGTCCGCGATGACCGCCGCCCGCGACGAAGACGACCGGCTCAGCGAGGACGAACTGCTCTCGCTCGCGTTCCTGATCCTGTTCGCCGGCTACGAGAACACCGTGCAACTGCTCGGCAACGCCGTCGTCGCGCTGCTCACCAACCCCGACCAACTCGCGGCGCTGCGTGCCGATCCCGGCCTGATGCCCGGCGCGGTGCAGGAACTGACCCGCTTCGACGGGCCCGCGCCGCTGGCGATCCGTCGCTTTCCGACACGCGAGGTGGCCATCGGCGGCGTCACCGTACCCGCCGGTGAGACCGTGCTGCTGTCACTGGCTTCGGCCAACCGCGACCCGGCCCGCTTCGTGGACCCCGACCGGCTGGACCTCGCCCGCGACGCCACCGGGCAGCTCGGGCTGGGCCACGGCATCCACTACTGCCTCGGGGCGCCACTGGCCCGGCTGGAGAGCGAGGTCGCGCTGACCGCGCTGCTCTCCCGCTTCCCGCGGCTGGCCCTGGACGTGCGGCCGGAGGAACTGCAATGGCGTCCCTCGATGCGCGCCCGCGGACTGCGTTCGCTGCCGGTGCGCTTCTGA
- a CDS encoding sigma-70 family RNA polymerase sigma factor: MERDTTDLIARARAGDHNAFRDLVQGHAHELQVHCYRILGSLQDAEDALQETLVSAWRNLGEFGQRSSLRTWLYQIATNRCLSMLRANSRRPRTAPAPSEATLPEPTGAGDAPPWLEPYPDVLLDHLVDQRPGPEARYETTEAISLAFITALQLLPPRQRAALVLRDVLGYHAAEAAQMLDTTQEAVSSALKRARATVDNHLADSSGSSPTGSRRPARQPDTAAEHRLVARFTDALERADLDALIELLVTDVRLSMPPAMLEYHGIESAQRLLAAGAFSPGRSYRVVPTRANGQPAFGIYLADPHASVHRAYCLLVITTAGDGDHITAITSFNTNVMTRFGLPRTLPETD; the protein is encoded by the coding sequence ATGGAGAGGGACACGACGGACCTGATCGCTCGGGCTCGGGCCGGCGACCACAACGCGTTCCGCGACCTGGTCCAGGGCCACGCCCACGAGTTGCAGGTGCACTGCTACCGCATCCTGGGTTCCCTGCAGGACGCCGAGGACGCACTCCAGGAGACTCTCGTGTCCGCCTGGCGTAACCTCGGCGAGTTCGGCCAGCGGTCCTCGCTGCGGACCTGGCTGTACCAGATCGCGACCAATCGGTGCCTGAGCATGCTGCGCGCCAACAGCCGACGCCCCCGCACCGCGCCCGCGCCGTCCGAGGCCACCCTGCCCGAACCCACCGGCGCCGGCGATGCCCCGCCCTGGTTGGAGCCCTATCCGGACGTCCTGCTCGACCACCTCGTCGACCAGCGCCCCGGGCCGGAGGCCCGCTACGAGACCACCGAGGCCATCTCCCTGGCCTTCATCACCGCCCTGCAGCTGCTGCCCCCACGCCAACGCGCCGCGCTCGTCCTGCGCGACGTCCTGGGCTACCACGCCGCCGAAGCCGCCCAGATGCTCGACACCACCCAGGAAGCCGTGAGCAGCGCGCTCAAACGCGCCCGCGCCACCGTCGACAACCACCTCGCCGATTCCAGCGGCAGCAGCCCCACCGGCAGCCGCAGGCCTGCACGCCAGCCCGACACCGCCGCCGAACACCGGCTCGTCGCCCGGTTCACCGACGCCCTGGAACGAGCCGACCTGGACGCCCTGATCGAACTGCTCGTCACCGACGTGAGACTCTCCATGCCCCCGGCCATGCTCGAGTACCACGGCATCGAATCAGCCCAGCGCCTCCTCGCCGCCGGCGCCTTCAGCCCCGGCCGCAGCTACCGCGTGGTACCCACCCGCGCCAACGGCCAGCCCGCCTTCGGCATCTACCTGGCAGACCCCCACGCCAGTGTCCACCGCGCCTACTGCCTCCTGGTCATCACCACCGCCGGCGACGGCGACCACATCACCGCCATCACCAGCTTCAACACCAACGTCATGACGCGCTTCGGACTGCCCCGAACCCTCCCCGAGACAGATTGA
- a CDS encoding arylamine N-acetyltransferase: MTSKANDHSAWTAAYLARLGVDDPESLGAPSLDTLRRLHRAHVELIAFENFDIQLGRPQGIDPAESIARILAGRGGYCFNLNNAFCELLTVLGYDVTMHRGQINGSAATAKATADEYATHMALTVVIDGERWSVDVGLANSHHEPIPLREGVHVQGPFRFELWPLPEIGPDAWRFFTDPAQTTFHSMDFTLAPARWEDFRSYHTELSTSPQSPYVRWFELFRRDAGGAEFVLDDEFTRDEGAGRRTTRIDDADRAALWDRIQRAGAEWRAKLQSAEK; encoded by the coding sequence ATGACCTCGAAGGCGAACGATCATTCCGCCTGGACCGCGGCCTATCTGGCCAGGCTCGGCGTCGACGATCCGGAGTCCCTCGGCGCTCCGTCGCTCGACACCCTGCGGAGGCTTCACCGCGCGCACGTCGAGCTCATCGCCTTCGAGAACTTCGACATCCAGCTCGGACGCCCGCAGGGCATCGACCCGGCCGAGTCCATAGCCCGTATCCTGGCCGGCCGGGGCGGCTACTGCTTCAACCTGAACAACGCCTTCTGCGAGCTGCTGACCGTCCTCGGGTACGACGTCACCATGCATCGCGGCCAGATCAACGGCTCCGCCGCGACCGCCAAGGCGACCGCCGACGAGTACGCCACGCACATGGCCCTCACCGTCGTCATCGACGGCGAACGCTGGTCGGTCGACGTCGGCCTGGCCAACTCGCACCACGAGCCCATCCCGCTTCGGGAGGGCGTCCACGTCCAGGGTCCCTTCCGCTTCGAACTGTGGCCCCTGCCGGAGATCGGCCCGGACGCCTGGCGGTTCTTCACCGATCCGGCGCAGACGACCTTCCACAGCATGGACTTCACGCTGGCGCCGGCCAGGTGGGAGGACTTCAGGAGCTACCACACCGAGTTGTCGACGTCGCCGCAGTCTCCCTACGTCAGGTGGTTCGAGCTCTTCCGCCGCGACGCGGGCGGCGCCGAGTTTGTGCTGGACGACGAGTTCACGCGCGACGAAGGGGCCGGACGGCGCACGACACGCATCGACGACGCCGACCGCGCTGCCCTGTGGGACCGCATCCAGCGCGCGGGCGCGGAGTGGCGAGCGAAGCTTCAGTCGGCCGAGAAATAG
- a CDS encoding SET domain-containing protein-lysine N-methyltransferase: MISSWITPKACKGLSSTIAGRGLFATESISAGEIVAVKGGHIVTTQALRALADPLPNSEIQIADGLHLVALSPEEYEPVMLFINHCCEPNVGFAGNVVLVAMSDIDPGQELTTDYALFDDYDGQMTCQCAAARCRGVIDGQDWRRADLQERYRGHFSWYLQRRIGTLNQPASGDVGSPDNPT, translated from the coding sequence ATGATCTCATCCTGGATCACCCCGAAAGCCTGCAAGGGCCTCAGCAGTACGATTGCCGGACGCGGGCTGTTCGCCACCGAGTCGATCAGCGCCGGTGAGATCGTTGCCGTCAAGGGCGGCCATATCGTGACTACGCAGGCCCTGCGCGCGCTTGCCGACCCGCTGCCGAACTCTGAGATCCAGATCGCCGACGGGCTGCACCTCGTGGCGCTCTCGCCGGAGGAGTACGAGCCGGTGATGTTGTTCATCAACCACTGTTGCGAGCCCAACGTCGGGTTCGCGGGCAACGTGGTGCTGGTGGCCATGAGCGACATCGACCCTGGGCAGGAACTGACCACCGACTACGCACTGTTCGACGACTACGACGGCCAAATGACCTGTCAGTGTGCCGCCGCGCGGTGCCGGGGCGTGATCGACGGCCAGGACTGGAGGCGCGCCGACCTGCAGGAGAGGTATCGCGGCCACTTCTCCTGGTACCTCCAACGCAGGATCGGAACACTGAACCAGCCCGCGTCAGGCGATGTCGGCTCGCCCGACAATCCGACGTAG
- a CDS encoding TetR/AcrR family transcriptional regulator — translation MPRTKGDHESRRRDVSEAVWHVLAARGFTGLTLRAVAAELGATTGLLTHYFPNKDALVQYALDLLEQRTAARPRRETGPGLAGLRAALLDILPLTRAATDSNRIWVSSWGPALADPNLTDDYAGKYARSRATLSQRVAAAQELGELTQGDPDRIAAGAHAFVLGLVVQALLDPAAFPPHQQTALLDDYLSTLTAPANRSEDLHHGQDGIPGRR, via the coding sequence ATGCCACGTACCAAGGGAGATCACGAGAGCCGCCGGCGCGACGTCTCCGAAGCGGTGTGGCACGTCCTGGCCGCCCGCGGCTTCACCGGCCTGACCCTGCGCGCCGTCGCCGCCGAACTCGGCGCGACCACCGGCCTGCTCACCCACTACTTCCCCAACAAGGACGCTCTGGTCCAATACGCGTTGGACCTGCTCGAACAGCGCACCGCGGCGCGCCCGCGCCGTGAGACGGGACCGGGCCTGGCGGGTCTGCGCGCGGCACTGCTGGACATCCTTCCGCTGACCCGGGCGGCCACCGACAGCAACCGCATCTGGGTCTCCTCCTGGGGCCCAGCGCTCGCCGACCCGAACCTGACCGACGACTACGCCGGCAAGTACGCCCGCAGCCGCGCCACCCTGAGCCAACGCGTGGCCGCGGCACAGGAACTGGGCGAACTGACCCAGGGCGACCCGGACCGCATCGCCGCCGGGGCGCACGCGTTCGTCCTCGGCCTGGTGGTCCAGGCACTCCTGGACCCGGCCGCGTTCCCGCCGCACCAGCAGACCGCACTCCTCGACGACTACCTCTCCACCCTGACCGCTCCCGCGAACCGGTCCGAGGATCTGCACCATGGTCAGGACGGAATCCCGGGACGGCGTTGA